The Ralstonia pickettii DTP0602 genome segment GCGGTGCGCAACCGAAACCACTTCCTCGCGCAGCTGTTCGACCAATGCCTTGCCAAAGAAGCGGAAGCTTGCCTTCAGCCGCGACTGAATGCTGATGGCGAGATTCTCGAATACCGAGAGGTTGCGGAAAATGCTGGTGATCTGGTAAGAGCGCACCAGGCCCATGTCGGCACGCTCGGCCATGCTCAGGCGGGTTATGTCGGTTCCGTAGAATGAAATGGATCCCTTATCCGAAAGCAGACCGCCGGCGAGCTGCGATATGAACGTGGTCTTGCCTGCTCCGTTTGGCCCGATCAGCGCGTGGATCTGGTTGTCCGTAATGTCGAAGTCGACATGATCGGTGGCCATCAGTCCGCCAAAACGCTTGACGAGGCCCCTTACCGCTAACACTTGCTCAGCCATTACCCACCTCGCTCGACGAACGGCGCTGCGCCGCATGCGGGACGCGGACGCGCCACCGCAGGCCGGTCAATCCTTCCGGCACACGCATGACAACCAGGATGACAAAGACGCCCATGGCGATCTGCCAGTACCTGGTCAGGTGTGGCAGCACTTCTTCCAGCGCACAAAAGACGATGGCACCTACGGCGCCACCCCAGAAGTTCACGCTGCCTCCGAGGATCACCATGATGAGCAGGTTGCCGGACTGCAGCCAGCTGAACAGGCTCGGGCTGGCATAACTGTTCTGGTTGGCCAGCAGTGCGCCGGACAGCCCGGCTGCGGCGCCGGCGATCGCGAACACCATCAGCTTGTACCAGTAGGTGCGGTAGCCGAGCGCCTGCATCCGGGTTTCGTTCTCCTTGATGCCTTTCATCACGCGCCCCAGCGGCGACCGGATCAGGAAGCGGAAGAGCAGGTTCACCAGGACCACGGTAGCGAGGACCACGTAGTAGAACGTGACGTTGTCACCAGTATCGAGACCGAAGCCAAGCCTGGAGCGGTGCGCCATGTTGATGCCCTCGTCGCCACCGTACATCTTCAGTGATTCGAACAAATAGAACGTCATCTGGGCGAACGCAAGCGTGATCATGATGAAGTAAGCGCCCTTCGTGCGCAGCGAGATCATGCCGATCACCACCGCCAGCAACGCCGACACCATGACGGCAATCGGCCAGGCGATCCATGCGGAATCCGTACCAGGCAGCAATCCGACTGGTGCCGTCAGTTCCTTTGACAAGATGGCGACCACGAAGGCGCCGGTGCCAAAGAAGGCGGCGTGTCCAAAGGAAACGAGGGCCAGCTCGCCGACCAGCAGTCGCAGGCTGGTTGCGGCCAAGGCCAGGATCAGCACGCGCGTGGCGAAGCCGACGTAGAAGCTGCCGCCGAACGCCTGTGCCATCGCAGGGAAAGCGATCAGAAGGACGGCAAGCAGTGCCCAGGCAATGAGAGATTGGGATTTCATGACAGCCTCAGCGGGAGAATAGACCTTGCGGCCGCCAGTACAAGACCAGCGCCATCAGTAGATAGATCGAAACGGCGGACAGCGTGGATGCCAGCGAATCGGCCAGCCCCTGATCCGGCAAGCCGCGCAGCGCCATCGGAATCAACGCCCGGCCCAGCGCGTCGACAACGCCGACGAGCACGGCGCCGGCAAGCGCGCCCTGGACGGAACCGATGCCACCGATCACCACCACCACGAAGGCCAGGATCAGGATGCTCTCGCCCATGCCGACGTTGATCGACAGCAGAGGACCGAGCAGGCCTCCGGCGATGGCGCACAGCGCCGCGCCGAGACCGAAGACGAGCGAGAACACAAGGTTGATGTTCGCCCCCATGGCGCAGGCCATCTCACGGTCGGACGCACCCGCCCGGATCCACATGCCCACCCGCGTCTTCTTGATGAGCAGCGCCAGCAGTGCGGCGATCAGCAGGCCGACGACGATAATGAACAGCCGGAAGACCGGATATTCGAAGCTGCCGACGAGCGGCACAGACTCACTCAGCGAGGCCGGCATGCTGGTCATGATCGGCTGCGCCCCCCAGATCTCCTGCACCGCCTGGTTGGCGATCAGGATGATGCCGAAGGTGACAAGCACCTGGGTAAGATGGTCCTTGTCATAAAGCCGGCGCAACAGGCTCATTTCGAGCAGGATGCCAATCGCCGCGGTCAGCGCCACGCCGCCGATCAGCCCGAACAGGAAGCTGTCCGTCTTCAGGGTCAGCGTGGCGACCAGATAGGCGCCGATCATGTACAGCGACCCATGCGCCAGATTGATCATGTTCATGATGCCGAACACGAGTGTCAGGCCCGCCGACAGCAGAAACAGCATGAGCCCGAACTGCACGCCGTTGAGGAGCTGTTCGAACAGAAAAACCAGCATGATGTACTCCTTCCAACGGTTGTCCTATTTCGCCGCGAGCTTGCATTCGCCCATGTAGGGATCGCTCTGGTCGGCATATACCGGCGTGCTACTGACAGTCTTGTTGGTCAGCTTGCCCTTCTCGTTTTTCACCACCTGGCGCAAGTAGATGTGCTGGGTCGCGTTCTGGTTTGAGGAGAACTTGAAGTAGCTGCGTACCGATTCGTACTTTGCCGACATGATCGCGTCGTGCAGTACCTTGTCATCCTTGAACTTGCCCTTGCTGTCGCGAATCGCGGCATCCAGAAGCAGCCCAACCTCGTAGCCCTGCGAGGCGTAGCTCGATGCCGGACGCTTGAATTCCTTCTCAAAATCCTCGACGAATCTCCTGTTGACCGCGTTGGGAAAGTCCGGGCTCCACTGGCTGGTGTTGTAGATGCCGACAGCTGCATCACCCAGCGCAGGCAGGATGTCGGCGTCGACGGCGAAGCCGGCCGTGACCAGGTCGATCGTCTTGTTCAGGCCGGCCTGGTTGAACTGCTTGACAAAATTGATCGCCATCGGCCCCCACAGTGCGAAGAAGACCGCGTCAGGCTTGGCGGCGCGGATCTGGCCGATTTCTACCGAGAAATCCAGCTGGCCCACTTTGTTGCGGGCGCGGCCTGCGATCTCGCCCTTGTATTCTTTCTCGAAGCCCTCGGCATGCTCGCGACCTGCCTGGTAGTTCGGCGCAATCACGAATATCCGCTTGTACCCCTTCTGGGTGGCGAAGCGGCCAGCGGCCTCGGACAGCGCGCTGGTATGCCAGGTGGGATTGAAGTAATAGTAGTTGCACGAGGCCCCGGCGAGTTCCTTGGGGCCTGCGTTGGAATTGACGAAGAAGATCTTGTCCTTGAATGCCGTTGGCGCCACGGCCAGCATCACGTTGGTGAATGCCATGCCGGTGATGATGTCGACATTCTCGCTTTTGGCCATGCGCTCGTAGACCTGCTTGCCGGTATCCGGGTTGGCCTGGTCGTCGCCGTAAGCCACGACTGTGTCGACACCGCCCAGCTTGCCCCCCTTGTGCTTGAGCGCGAGATTGAATCCGTCTTTCATGTCGGTCGACAGCGTCGACAGTGGTCCGGTGAGGGAGCCGATGAAACCGATCTTGATTGGGTCAGCGGCCTGTGCACTCGGCGTGCAGGACAGGGCGATGGCAGCGAAGGCGATCCATCTCTTTGCTTGAAGCATGTGTGTCTCCTCTTTGTGTATTTGTGGTCCGTCTATTCCCGGCGGCCACTGTGTGCAAAGCGCATTGCGTACGGCAATACGGAATGCATGCGGAATGATTCTGTGGGGACCAGATGTAGCCTGAAGGCTGGCTGGATCCTCAAGGGGCGCCGCTCCCCGGCGCCAGGCAAAATGACTTGCCTAAAAGATGTGCTTCACGCCGACCATTGCGCCGAACTGGTTCCCACCTGGCGCCGGGTTGGTGCCGGCCTGACCACTGTTGACGGACAAGGCGAGGTTGCCGAGATTGTCGATAAAGCCTGCGGTCGCATACGCGGATGTCCGTTTTGAGAACGCATAGGTGCCGCGGCCTGCGAACATCCATGCCTTGTTCGGACTGTTGTGAAAGCGAAGGTGGAAGGCCTCAGCATCGACGCTGATCCTCGGCGTGATCGGGTAGGACGTCCCAAGGTAGTAGAGATCGCTGCGCGGCGTCGCGCTTGCCCGGTTGTCGCGGCGCAGCCATCCGCCCCCGATCTTCGCCTCTCCCACCATGAAGTACCCGTTGAGCGAAAGCCGGTCGTCGGTCAGGGCGCTGCTTGTCAGGCCACCAAAGGCACCAGGTCCGCCTCGCAACGAATCGTAGGCCGCCGCTACGCTCCAGCGCGCCGCATCGTATTTCAGGAGCACCGACCACTCGCGACACGCGCGCTGGTCTGCCGGGTTCTCCCCCGCGCAATTGGTGCCGCCCGGACTCGGGCCGGCATTGACCGTGTCGCGACCGAAGCTGTAGGTGGCGCCGACCGTCAGGCCACCAAAGGTGCCCTTGTAGGACACGGCATTGTCCGCGCGCGTATTGGGTATGTAGCTGTC includes the following:
- a CDS encoding branched-chain amino acid ABC transporter substrate-binding protein produces the protein MAEQVLAVRGLVKRFGGLMATDHVDFDITDNQIHALIGPNGAGKTTFISQLAGGLLSDKGSISFYGTDITRLSMAERADMGLVRSYQITSIFRNLSVFENLAISIQSRLKASFRFFGKALVEQLREEVVSVAHRIQLADELHTLACHLSYGQQRQLEIGLALALRPRLLLLDEPMAGLSPNQVPWFVDFIRSLKGKDLSILLIEHDMDAVFRLSDRISVFVSGKRIFNGSPDEVKNSAEVKRAYLGE
- a CDS encoding branched-chain amino acid ABC transporter permease, producing the protein MKSQSLIAWALLAVLLIAFPAMAQAFGGSFYVGFATRVLILALAATSLRLLVGELALVSFGHAAFFGTGAFVVAILSKELTAPVGLLPGTDSAWIAWPIAVMVSALLAVVIGMISLRTKGAYFIMITLAFAQMTFYLFESLKMYGGDEGINMAHRSRLGFGLDTGDNVTFYYVVLATVVLVNLLFRFLIRSPLGRVMKGIKENETRMQALGYRTYWYKLMVFAIAGAAAGLSGALLANQNSYASPSLFSWLQSGNLLIMVILGGSVNFWGGAVGAIVFCALEEVLPHLTRYWQIAMGVFVILVVMRVPEGLTGLRWRVRVPHAAQRRSSSEVGNG
- a CDS encoding ABC transporter permease, whose protein sequence is MLVFLFEQLLNGVQFGLMLFLLSAGLTLVFGIMNMINLAHGSLYMIGAYLVATLTLKTDSFLFGLIGGVALTAAIGILLEMSLLRRLYDKDHLTQVLVTFGIILIANQAVQEIWGAQPIMTSMPASLSESVPLVGSFEYPVFRLFIIVVGLLIAALLALLIKKTRVGMWIRAGASDREMACAMGANINLVFSLVFGLGAALCAIAGGLLGPLLSINVGMGESILILAFVVVVIGGIGSVQGALAGAVLVGVVDALGRALIPMALRGLPDQGLADSLASTLSAVSIYLLMALVLYWRPQGLFSR
- a CDS encoding ABC transporter substrate-binding protein (K01999: livK; branched-chain amino acid transport system substrate-binding protein): MLQAKRWIAFAAIALSCTPSAQAADPIKIGFIGSLTGPLSTLSTDMKDGFNLALKHKGGKLGGVDTVVAYGDDQANPDTGKQVYERMAKSENVDIITGMAFTNVMLAVAPTAFKDKIFFVNSNAGPKELAGASCNYYYFNPTWHTSALSEAAGRFATQKGYKRIFVIAPNYQAGREHAEGFEKEYKGEIAGRARNKVGQLDFSVEIGQIRAAKPDAVFFALWGPMAINFVKQFNQAGLNKTIDLVTAGFAVDADILPALGDAAVGIYNTSQWSPDFPNAVNRRFVEDFEKEFKRPASSYASQGYEVGLLLDAAIRDSKGKFKDDKVLHDAIMSAKYESVRSYFKFSSNQNATQHIYLRQVVKNEKGKLTNKTVSSTPVYADQSDPYMGECKLAAK
- a CDS encoding membrane protein; the encoded protein is MKIRKMAAALLMAVPGLAAAQNVTLYGVIDTGIAFVNGVGQARDTQTFMPGLTSTVPSRWGLRGSEDIGGGNKAIFWLESGFLPDSGASSQGGRLFGRQALVGLSGRWGQVAIGRQYTMLFWAMAEPDMLGPNLFGSGSLDSYIPNTRADNAVSYKGTFGGLTVGATYSFGRDTVNAGPSPGGTNCAGENPADQRACREWSVLLKYDAARWSVAAAYDSLRGGPGAFGGLTSSALTDDRLSLNGYFMVGEAKIGGGWLRRDNRASATPRSDLYYLGTSYPITPRISVDAEAFHLRFHNSPNKAWMFAGRGTYAFSKRTSAYATAGFIDNLGNLALSVNSGQAGTNPAPGGNQFGAMVGVKHIF